In the Sebastes fasciatus isolate fSebFas1 chromosome 12, fSebFas1.pri, whole genome shotgun sequence genome, GACCACATCTTTCAAACTTCATGGGGAAACAATTTCACTCATCACCAGTTATATTGAATATGACTGTGGAAGACGCAGCtacatattgtttgttttccgGTTTACGTCAGTGAATTGGCCTTTTGAAGAGGTGTTAAATTGATCAAGACAGATTCAACCAGTCTCTCGGTTTATTGTTCATCAGAAGTTACATATATTCCAGCGGCTGCACCTTTATCTCTCTAACATTTGGTAGCACGCTGGCCGCTGGCCAACTTTGAGGGTTCCGACTCAAACCAGACAGACTGGCTGCATCAAGACTGAAAAGTAGTATTTATAGATTGAGCTGAAGTGGTAAGACAGGAAATGCTAGGTGAGCTATGCATACTAAGCAGATCTTAAACATGACTGAAAATTGCTGTGAGACTGTCAGTATTATCCTTGGTTGTGCACTAGGGGGAGGTAGAGTATCATGCCACTGAACTGTTATTGTTTATCATAATTTGGTTTCTGCTTGGGGCCCTTccgtgtggagtttgcatgttctccccgtgttctCCCCGAGTTCTttggcttcctcccacagtccaaagatatgaaggttaattgttgactctataCTGCCCGCAGGTGTGattgtgagcgtgaatggttgtctctCTCTATGCGTCAGcccagcagctgtcaatcacttgcaaacggtcaaactaggcagcgctgatcaaatatgaatcaatattctgttactgtaatgcctgtttctcacctcaaatgttttcagaaacatcttgtagtgtactgtttagctgtaaaattagagtttttgaccctgcagccatgttgagatcagttgaggaaataccaagcaccgcccaccagccggagcacacctaataggaacgctctctctctgaaatgacctgtgattggtcaaagtctcctgtcaagGGCAAGGtttttaaagactgaaaacagatccatgaggaggtgcagaagtctaattttctctcagagcacttaaattacaatgtgctgaaagattattatggaatttttgcccaatgatgccataaactgttgcctactgaagctttaatcaaCTGACTCGTTTCACACTCCAACATCTGACTTGATGAAGCATAAGCTTATTGTTCAACTCGATGAGGTACATTCGGCTAACAAATTCTTCCACCCACACAACCTCAGCAATTAAACAGATGCCCTTTTAATTTTTGCAGTTGCTGGCAATCGCTCATGTTTCTTGAGGGGCAGGGCAACAaaaacatagactgtaaatGCCTCAGGCAGGCTGCTGATTCAGGTGAGGGGACGCTGACATACATgacaaatttaatttatttgtgaaGGCTGTAATCGTCTGTTAAAGTGTTTTACAGAGACAAAAGGCATAATTAGAAATAACCAACACAATCACATTGCAAAATTATACAAAACTAAACAACATATTTCCCCACTCCCTATGTCTGTGCCATTTGTCCAATGAATGTACAGTTTGTACATCATATAAGCAACAACACGTTTTCACATCAGTGATAGTACAAAATGTATCCTCGTTTGCATGCCATacatgcttcttcttcttttaaaagTTTGTGTTGAATGTTTTTGAGTTGACTTTATTTTGTAGCTTCGGTGATTCCACACAGCTCCCtgcaaaattaagaaaagaaaaagcaatgTTAATTTGGTGCACAGATGCCTTATGTCTTTAGTTTTACAGCCATGGCTCTATTATGTGGTTCTGGTTCAAACTGTTGAAACTCTCTGATGTTCTCGACAGCTCTAGCTGACCACACTCTTATTCTCAAGATGAAAGTTTCTGATCTTACCTTGCTTCCTTCTTGGTTGTATCCGCATAGCCACAAAGAGTTTTGTCTCTATCCAAAATCTGTTGTTTCAAGTCCTGGATGTCGTGTTCGGCCACCTTTTTAGCCACTTCGTGATTAGCTGAGGAAATGGCAGAGTATAACAGCGAGAAACAAATGTTATGAAGTCCCGTATTTAACACACAACGAATTAGTAAAATGGGAGCTGCTACTTTTGCTTATCTCAGAGATCGGTGACTGGAAACGAGGACAGAGTGCTTGGAGCCTGCAGGTTAGTGATGACACATCTAGTTCTACTGGTTTCTAATTGACAGAGTTTGAACAGACAGCTCTTAGCAGCTCCAACCTCTATCTCGGTCTTTTAAAAGGCCTGATTAGGGTGTGTAGAGACAAATTGTGGTTTGTCACATTCCCTTATCTGGATCAGTTTGGGACTGGCCAATATTACTGTACAGAAGTACAGTTTTAACTATCTGAGGTGAAACAAAAAGCTGCCTTACCTTTGAGTTTAGTCATGGACTCTCCTATATCTGTCTTCTTCTTGTTATCAGCTGCCTAAATAAGAGGCACAGGGGGAAAGTATTTGTTAtagattaaaacagaaaaaaaagaaatagaaaaacaaatcaaatctttttaatttaacaGAATACTGAGTTTGTTCCTGTCATGCCAACTTCAAACAGTTTGTGTTAGATATCATGTGCATCCTGAAGACTTTCCTGTGAATAATGTTATGATTGTATGCATGTTAAATTAattctgtcaaatgtttcaaaagtcgcttaaagggtcatttaattgctgttttgtaattgcctttccccatgttgtccatgtatctgtttttatttttttaaattttttaccactcacaatgttgtttggttacgattacCCAGAAgtcattatagatatttaaatcaatatcctcctcacaaacactaaccatacacttccacccaacacacacacttgtctttttttaatatatatatttactgtattgttattgttgttattatatatatatatatatatatcttgtccttattctttgttatcactattatgtagtcaatttttttttaaggtggaggcttcagataagcccagtgggttttttgcctcttcctgcacttattaatttttttgttacgttgtatagtcttaaattgtgcaaaataaataaatacataaaaaataaataaataacacctGCAGCTGTGAGTAAAAACTGCAGATGTGTCCCTCTCACCTTCTCAGTGTTACAGGTCTGCAGACTTTGACTGAGGTCCTGTGCTGACTTTTCACTGTcagtcctcttcttcttcatctcctctatCTTGGAGTTGACGGACAGCAGCGTTGACTTCATCTCATTGATTTTCACTTTCGTCTGGACGATggtctcctctttcctcttgaCCTCGGCAGAGTTGTCCAGCATGCGGGTTTTCAACCAGTGCAGGTCGAGCTCCTGACGCACGGCCTGTAAAACCATTACAACCATCACAGCCACGCTCAGGCACACCAGAGCTACAGCCAGTTTCATCTTGGTTTGTCGAGACGACGAGGGGAAAAGACTGGTTCAAGTGCTGCTCACTTTGTAGTTCATTCCAGGTATTTCTCCAACCGTGCAACAGGTTTCTCCTCCAGCTCCCTCGGTGTGACTGTGTCCACTCTACCTGTGCTACCTGCTCAACAGGCTGGGCGTGACTAACCACCTGTTTCCTCCTGCTGGAgactctccacctcctcctcctcctcctcctctctgtggcACGCTCTTATGCAAACACGTTGCACGAATTTGCATCGTGATCACTTTGCCTCCCTTGTTTATCTTATATTAATATCACATAATGCTTGGTTTCAACAATAATGACACAACAATAAGTAAGCAGCAAGAAACTTAGGCTATGTGAATAAGATTTACACAAATAGCCTATCAAAACATTTGTTCTTGTAATGTAACCTAATTCAATTGTACATCGACAtaatctcctcctcctgcttgtAGCTGCTACGCTGCTCAACTGTGGAACAAACTTCCAGATGAGATCAAAGATGCACCAACAGTGGCCATCTAGACTCACTTTACtatcttttgattgtttttattatccttttaattattttcttttaacttatacttttatattcttttattcgtttttatctTGTGCACTTTGTGCccttttatcttgcttttatatatgtaaagcacattgaattgcctttgtgtatgaaatgtgctctataaataaacttgccttgccttgccttttattattcttattcttattatccttattattattattattattattaataagaagaagaagaagaagaagaagaataataTGTGCTATTTATTTGTGCtatttgttatgttttattatgaCACCTTTCTGATCTGTTGAACTGTTTCTCTAAAGGAAACTTACCATGTACTCGAGTACAAgtttgagatacttgtactttatactTGAGTATCTccctttttactccactacatttaggctatttgacagctttagttacaaaAATAAGCAACAAGAAACTTAGGCTATGTGAATAACATTTCCACAAATAGCCTATCAAAACATTTGTTATTGTAATGTAGCCTAATTCAATTGTACATCGACATAATCTcctcctttattattattattattattattattaataataataataataatatgtgctatttatttgtgctatttgttatgttttattatgaCACCTTTCTGATCTGTTGACCTGTTTCTCTAAAGTGTGGAGGAAACACGAGTACAAgtttgagatacttgtactttatacCTGAGTATCTCCATTTTTACtccactccactacatttaggctatttgacagctttagttactttacacataaagattttacatacaaaacccataatcataatattttaaaatgatgcattgttataaaTTAATCTACCTTTAACATTATATAAAATACTTGAATCAGCTCCACTCCAACCACCAACATTAACATGCTGCTTTACATGTTTAAtgcataatacaaaatatataacacTCTGAAATGGGCCTTTTCCTTGTAACAGTTGTTTTTACAGTGGGGTActgctatttttattattttttaaactgtattaattgttttttagttaTATCGTACAGTACATACAAACCCCAACATACATATACACGCAAACATACTATATGTACAGACAAGGTATAACaacaataatgtaaaatatcctaataaaataaataaattaaaaaggggGAAGGGggattcaaataaaataaaataaaatccctaGTACAGTACATACTATCAAGTTATTTTCAATATGCCACTCATTCTTTCAAGAGCATATTCAGGGtataaaatctgaaaagtaCCTCTTCCCTCACTGTCACCAAATAAAGTGAAATAGTAATATCAGGCTGCTTTAGGCCATAATTTAACTACATATCCTTATTTCCTCCTGTGTTAATAAgtgatttaaacatttaaacatgtttatttgtaAATAAAAGTCTTGAATCTTGAAAGAAGCTCATGTTAAAACACTGGGGGGGGGAACAGAGGCCCCTACTTTACAGATTTGGAAAGAGTTGATGAGATATTAGGAATGAGAGGTAAAATATGTGTTgagttaatgaat is a window encoding:
- the LOC141779025 gene encoding uncharacterized protein LOC141779025 isoform X2: MNYKAVRQELDLHWLKTRMLDNSAEVKRKEETIVQTKVKINEMKSTLLSVNSKIEEMKKKRTDSEKSAQDLSQSLQTCNTEKAADNKKKTDIGESMTKLKANHEVAKKVAEHDIQDLKQQILDRDKTLCGYADTTKKEARELCGITEATK
- the LOC141779025 gene encoding uncharacterized protein LOC141779025 isoform X1, whose amino-acid sequence is MKLAVALVCLSVAVMVVMVLQAVRQELDLHWLKTRMLDNSAEVKRKEETIVQTKVKINEMKSTLLSVNSKIEEMKKKRTDSEKSAQDLSQSLQTCNTEKAADNKKKTDIGESMTKLKANHEVAKKVAEHDIQDLKQQILDRDKTLCGYADTTKKEARELCGITEATK